Proteins from one Anastrepha obliqua isolate idAnaObli1 chromosome 2, idAnaObli1_1.0, whole genome shotgun sequence genomic window:
- the LOC129237439 gene encoding uncharacterized protein LOC129237439, producing the protein MNKLVLFAFIAASAQISLARPDVSHGYRYQPGYSSSGGNLLQSPLPANNNYFSPTPTFPVSVGDYGGSSKFISSSGAPSLGYNSGSSGGFSGATSTSNGFGSYGGGVGDFGGSSAGNSYQSGYVSGNTQSVHYSHQASNFVGQKPIVTKHFWLHSAPEDHDEQQIVRYINVGQPRKNYNVVFINTPSSNVNKAKIIANVAPVEDKTAIYVLAKKANALDVSAEVATPAPSVSKPEVFFIKYKTPDEALHAQHTIQAQYDALGGSSNLSNEGTIPVSSAIGSLGDSVGVGAGDDEDSHTVQIGSPITSISNGAGDNGLQNYLPPNHK; encoded by the exons ATGAATAAATTAGTG CTCTTCGCCTTCATTGCCGCTAGCGCTCAAATTTCGCTTGCTCGCCCGGATGTTAGCCACGGTTATCGCTACCAGCCAGGCTATAGCAGCTCAGGTGGTAATTTACTGCAGTCACCGCTACCCGCAAATAACAACTACTTTAGCCCAACACCCACCTTCCCCGTCTCAGTTGGCGATTATGGAGGCAGCAGTAAATTTATCAGTTCTAGTGGCGCTCCTAGCCTTGGATATAACAGTGGCAGCAGTGGTGGTTTTTCTGGGGCCACTTCTACCTCGaacggatttggcagctatggCGGCGGCGTAGGCGATTTCGGTGGTTCATCAGCAGGCAACAGCTATCAATCTGGTTACGTCTCTGGCAACACACAATCGGTGCACTATTCTCATCAAGCGTCGAACTTTGTCGGCCAGAAACCAATTGTGACTAAACATTTCTGGTTGCACTCAGCACCTGAGGATCATGATGAGCAGCAAATTGTGCGGTATATAAATGTTGGACAACCACGCAAGAACTATAATGTTGTGTTCATCAATACGCCTTCATCGAATGTCAACAAAGCTAAGATTATCGCCAATGTTGCGCCAGTTGAGGATAAGACAGCGATTTATGTATTGGCCAAGAAGGCAAATGCCCTGGATGTCAGCGCTGAAGTGGCAACACCAGCGCCCAGTGTCAGTAAGCCAGAAGTATTCTTTATTAAGTACAAAACACCCGACGAGGCGTTGCATGCACAACACACCATTCAAG ctCAATATGATGCTTTGGGTGGCTCAAGCAATCTTTCGAATGAAGGTACTATTCCTGTCTCCTCTGCAATCGGCAGTTTGGGTGACTCTGTTGGCGTAGGTGCGGGGGATGATGAGGATTCACACACAGTGCAAATTGGCTCGCCAATCACTTCGATCTCTAACGGCGCCGGAGACAACGGGCTTCAGAACTATTTACCACCAAATCACAAGTAG